Proteins from one Hyperolius riggenbachi isolate aHypRig1 chromosome 2, aHypRig1.pri, whole genome shotgun sequence genomic window:
- the LOC137545741 gene encoding twist-related protein 2-like, translating to MKEEGACPGSPEGSLVTSEEEAEHQQGKAIRKRTVLVGKPAEGRLSISPPCKRNKRSPQLETFEDVHTQRIIANVRERQRTQSLNDAFAELRKIIPTLPSDKLSKIQTLKLASRYIDFLYQVLQSDELDHKIASCNYLAHERLSYAFSVWRMEGAWSMSASH from the coding sequence ATGAAAGAAGAAGGAGCATGCCCTGGCTCCCCTGAAGGGAGCCTGGTAACCAGCGAGGAAGAGGCTGAGCACCAACAGGGgaaggccatacggaagcgcacgGTGCTGGTGGGCAAACCTGCCGAAGGGAGGTTATCCATATCACCTCCATGCAAGCGCAACAAAAGGAGTCCCCAATTAGAAACATTTGAGGATGTACACACACAGAGAATCATCGCCAATGTCAGAGAGCGGCAACGCACGCAGTCCTTAAACGATGCTTTTGCAGAGCTACGAAAGATCATCCCTACCTTGCCATCTGATAAACTCAGCAAGATACAGACCCTGAAGCTGGCTTCACGCTATATTGATTTCCTGTACCAAGTCTTGCAGAGCGATGAGTTGGACCACAAGATTGCGAGCTGTAACTACCTGGCCCACGAGAGACTCAGCTATGCCTTCTCTGTGTGGAGGATGGAGGGTGCCTGGTCCATGTCAGCATCCCACTGA